The following are from one region of the Alicyclobacillus fastidiosus genome:
- the pheT gene encoding phenylalanine--tRNA ligase subunit beta has translation MKVSYKWLSEYVDLRAIPPHQLAEKLTSGGLAVDGVEPRNQGVTGVVVGVVQEMERHPDADRLNVCQVDAGQGELLQIVCGAQNVRPGIKVPVALVGAKLPGDKEIKRAKLRGVTSSGMLCSASELGLDTRLLPQSQTTGLYILPDDTALGADIVEVLHLDDFILDVDLTPNRSDCLSVRGFAYEIAALLGTSTTFPSEVSLQLPDAPSPIRIQLESERCVRYDAQVLSGVGSVPSPLWMQMRLMAMGVRPIDVIVDVTNYVMLEWGQPLHAFDAGTIAQSTIVVRQAKSGETLVTLDGVERKLDDDMLVIADPDKAIGLAGVMGGANSEISPGTTSVVIESARFDAPSTRRTGQKLGLRSEAQQRFEKGIDPAAVRNALLRATQLLMELAGGQLSGGVATAQREVGASSLARAVMFSPSRCRELLGCDISDDAMRDLFRHLGFTVTLEGSEWAVNVPSRRPDISLQADLVEEIARLYGYDNIPSTLPMGPVTTAGRDARQQLLELVRNALVTRGMYEVRTYAFTSPEAYEALGLEEDHPLRKMIRLAYPMSDERRVLRTHMLPSLSEVARHNLSHRVDGGAIFEFGRCYEAQEWPIQTQPHEREVIAMMWFGTAPDSLYERARAYDFFDAKGAIEQLLGALGIVVQYERVRVSWLHPGRSAAISANGQVIGFVGEVHPSTAAAYDLQSTVYAELDVKQLLQHRPGGLTVEALPRFPGARRDLALLVNKDVLVGQMLNEISHVSERHEILRSARVFDVYAGQGVAVDEKSVALALSFGADERTLTDAEMEEVVEDVLASLQDKFDARLRA, from the coding sequence GTGAAAGTATCCTATAAGTGGTTGAGTGAGTATGTCGATCTCCGTGCCATTCCACCGCACCAATTGGCGGAGAAATTGACGAGTGGCGGTTTGGCTGTGGATGGGGTAGAGCCTCGCAATCAGGGCGTCACTGGCGTCGTCGTCGGCGTGGTCCAGGAGATGGAACGGCATCCCGATGCGGATCGGCTGAATGTCTGTCAAGTGGATGCGGGGCAAGGAGAACTCCTTCAAATCGTCTGTGGTGCACAAAACGTCAGGCCCGGCATCAAGGTGCCTGTTGCCCTTGTCGGGGCGAAGTTGCCTGGCGACAAGGAGATTAAGCGTGCGAAGCTTCGTGGCGTCACTTCCAGCGGGATGCTGTGTTCCGCTTCGGAACTTGGCCTCGACACGCGGCTGTTGCCGCAGAGTCAAACGACAGGTCTCTACATTCTACCGGACGATACAGCGCTCGGCGCCGATATTGTCGAGGTGTTGCATCTCGACGACTTCATTCTCGACGTCGATCTGACGCCAAATCGCAGTGACTGCCTTTCCGTGCGCGGTTTCGCTTACGAAATAGCGGCTCTCTTGGGTACCAGCACCACGTTTCCGAGCGAGGTCAGCCTGCAATTGCCGGATGCACCTTCGCCGATTCGCATTCAACTCGAGAGTGAGCGCTGTGTTCGCTACGATGCACAGGTGCTCAGCGGCGTCGGCTCCGTACCGTCGCCACTGTGGATGCAAATGCGGCTCATGGCGATGGGCGTTCGCCCGATCGACGTGATCGTCGACGTGACGAACTACGTCATGCTCGAATGGGGACAGCCCCTGCATGCCTTTGACGCGGGTACGATTGCACAATCCACCATCGTCGTGCGCCAGGCGAAGTCAGGGGAAACGCTAGTCACGCTCGACGGGGTCGAGCGCAAGCTCGATGACGATATGCTCGTCATCGCAGATCCTGACAAGGCGATCGGACTTGCTGGCGTGATGGGCGGGGCAAATAGCGAGATCTCCCCTGGGACGACGAGCGTCGTGATCGAGTCGGCGAGGTTCGACGCGCCGTCGACGCGCCGCACGGGTCAAAAGCTGGGACTTCGTTCGGAAGCGCAACAGCGGTTCGAGAAGGGGATTGATCCTGCTGCGGTCCGCAATGCCCTCCTCCGTGCAACGCAACTTCTGATGGAATTGGCAGGCGGACAGCTGTCGGGCGGCGTGGCTACGGCGCAACGCGAGGTCGGGGCGAGTTCGCTCGCGCGCGCGGTGATGTTTTCGCCGAGCCGCTGTCGGGAATTACTCGGCTGCGATATCTCGGACGACGCCATGCGCGACCTGTTCCGACACCTCGGGTTCACAGTAACTCTGGAGGGCTCAGAGTGGGCTGTCAACGTCCCCTCGCGTCGGCCGGACATCTCGCTGCAGGCGGATTTGGTCGAAGAAATCGCCCGCCTCTACGGATACGATAATATTCCGTCCACGTTGCCCATGGGACCTGTGACGACGGCGGGGCGCGACGCTCGTCAGCAGCTCTTGGAACTCGTGCGAAACGCTTTGGTGACTCGCGGTATGTACGAGGTTCGCACGTACGCCTTTACCTCTCCAGAGGCCTATGAGGCGTTAGGTCTCGAGGAAGACCACCCGCTTCGCAAAATGATCCGGCTCGCCTATCCGATGTCTGATGAGCGTCGGGTGCTGCGGACGCATATGTTGCCGAGCCTCAGTGAAGTTGCGCGCCACAATCTGTCTCACCGAGTCGATGGCGGCGCCATCTTCGAGTTTGGCCGCTGTTACGAGGCTCAGGAATGGCCGATTCAAACCCAGCCACATGAGCGCGAAGTCATCGCCATGATGTGGTTCGGTACCGCGCCTGACAGCTTGTACGAGCGCGCACGTGCCTATGATTTCTTCGATGCCAAGGGGGCTATCGAGCAACTCCTCGGAGCACTTGGCATCGTTGTACAATATGAACGAGTGCGGGTGTCGTGGTTGCATCCAGGGCGTTCAGCGGCCATTTCAGCGAACGGTCAGGTGATTGGTTTCGTAGGGGAAGTCCATCCGTCGACGGCGGCCGCGTACGATTTGCAGTCAACCGTCTATGCGGAGCTGGACGTGAAGCAGTTGCTCCAACATCGACCGGGTGGGCTGACCGTGGAAGCCTTGCCGCGTTTCCCTGGCGCGCGCCGCGACTTGGCACTGCTGGTCAACAAAGACGTGCTTGTCGGGCAGATGCTCAACGAGATTAGTCACGTCTCAGAGAGACACGAGATTCTTCGCTCCGCGCGCGTATTTGACGTGTATGCGGGACAGGGTGTCGCTGTGGACGAAAAGAGTGTGGCTTTGGCGTTGAGCTTCGGGGCTGATGAGCGCACGCTGACGGACGCTGAGATGGAAGAGGTCGTAGAGGACGTTCTAGCGTCTTTGCAAGACAAGTTCGACGCGCGACTTCGCGCGTGA
- a CDS encoding cell division protein ZapA: protein MDNVSVNRVRVTIHGMEYTLKGTAPTSHLNSVANAVDKMMTEISSTSTYMDERRVAVLTALNLADELERLKKEYQELLSLLDDKTRGDGSP, encoded by the coding sequence ATGGACAACGTTTCAGTCAATCGGGTGCGGGTGACGATTCACGGAATGGAGTATACGCTGAAAGGCACCGCCCCGACGTCGCACCTAAATTCGGTGGCCAATGCGGTCGATAAAATGATGACCGAGATTTCCAGTACGTCCACCTATATGGATGAACGGCGTGTCGCCGTGCTGACCGCGCTCAACCTGGCGGACGAACTCGAACGCTTGAAGAAAGAATACCAGGAGTTGCTCAGTCTGCTGGATGACAAAACACGAGGTGACGGTTCTCCTTGA
- a CDS encoding CvpA family protein, with the protein MRGFDVLDLIFLAIIVLGGMNGYRLGVVRQVTRLFGAVIAYFVSYWLRPYVAPVIQNLHLFSQSKQSTAVDFIMGDLSGALAFGLVFVVTFLLLRYAAGLLDALFRLPVLSFLNRMVGLVAGVALAVVFVFVVALILHYINTPWIQSQMSHSGLAHWITAGRFQTPDVSKVLSRTA; encoded by the coding sequence TTGAGAGGCTTTGACGTACTGGATTTGATCTTCCTGGCCATTATTGTCCTGGGAGGGATGAACGGCTATCGCCTTGGCGTCGTGCGCCAGGTGACGCGACTGTTCGGCGCCGTAATCGCTTATTTTGTATCGTACTGGCTTCGGCCTTACGTCGCACCCGTCATCCAAAACTTGCATTTGTTCTCGCAGTCGAAGCAATCGACTGCAGTCGACTTTATCATGGGTGACCTGTCCGGCGCCCTTGCGTTTGGATTGGTCTTTGTCGTCACGTTTTTGCTGCTTCGTTATGCGGCTGGGCTGCTTGACGCCTTGTTCCGATTGCCCGTCCTGTCGTTTCTGAATCGAATGGTCGGATTAGTCGCAGGCGTCGCGTTGGCAGTCGTGTTCGTATTTGTGGTCGCCCTGATTCTGCACTATATCAATACGCCGTGGATTCAGAGTCAAATGAGCCACTCGGGCTTGGCGCACTGGATCACGGCGGGTCGTTTCCAGACGCCCGACGTCAGCAAAGTGTTAAGCCGAACTGCATAA
- a CDS encoding phage holin family protein — MHILGTIIRFVVSALVLMLVGYIVPGFGVMGFWSAILAAVVIALLGWAMEAVFGRRISPYSRGIMGFISGAIVIYVAQLFVPGMRASILGALLASLVIGIIDLFVPTNLRKTDDHA; from the coding sequence ATGCACATTCTCGGTACCATTATCCGCTTTGTCGTGTCTGCGCTCGTCCTGATGCTCGTAGGTTACATCGTACCCGGATTCGGCGTGATGGGATTCTGGTCCGCCATTTTAGCCGCTGTCGTCATCGCCTTGCTCGGCTGGGCGATGGAGGCCGTGTTTGGCCGGCGCATCTCGCCATATAGTCGCGGCATCATGGGATTTATCTCTGGCGCCATCGTCATTTACGTCGCACAACTGTTTGTACCGGGCATGCGCGCCAGCATTCTCGGCGCCCTGCTCGCGTCCTTGGTCATTGGCATCATCGATTTATTTGTTCCGACCAACTTGCGCAAGACAGACGATCACGCCTAA
- a CDS encoding endonuclease MutS2 encodes MLERSLRALEFEYIQEQIAQFAMSSLGKSAALQMQPFANQAEAESELGAVDECLRCILRAGAPPFGGITDITSDLRRAQVGGTLSADRLLAVAQLIHGGRAFRQYVERSTELIELVHLPRLLERMVDARRTEQEIRSAIDDDGQVLDNASPTLHRLRGERRRAEGEVKTVLDRLLRSNQKLLQEPIVAMRGSYFCLAVRVEHKNQIRGIVRDVSSSGSTVYIEPQAVVDISNKVREIELLEEREIERILLELSQVVAAVAEELRVNVDVLQTVDRWFAKAAYAKATGAKRPTLTDGVWRLYGARHPQLNRDAVPVHVTLGESFRLLIVTGPNTGGKTVTLKTIGLLTLMAMSGCFLPTERESEIGFCSDIFVDIGDEQSIEQSLSTFSSHMKNIIQMLSNVRRDSLVLLDELGAGTDPAEGSALAIAILNRLSAVGCRVIATTHYAELKGYAFQNDAAMNASMEFDVESLRPTYRLLVGVPGRSNALAIASRLGLPQDILDEARVHVAETDVHVEALIGKLEEARREAELAQREAEEEREATERLRRAWEEKSQRLDADAEAVRTRARTEATALVERAQQESEKIIQELRSMRTTAGVKDHHLVELRKSLEGLVPEQQPARRGKSAKSKPKLTVGSRVRVISLGQKGDIVDVSSDGSAATVQLGLMRMKVGAGDLEVLQEKREEQTVRHTRQGMAKDIRMELDVRGETAEDALLRIDKYLDDAVVTGLARVVIIHGKGTGALRNAIRRHLQHHPQVKSSVPGSQGEGGDGATVVTVRV; translated from the coding sequence ATGTTAGAGCGGTCTTTGCGAGCTCTAGAATTCGAATACATTCAAGAACAAATTGCGCAGTTTGCCATGTCGTCACTGGGTAAGTCTGCGGCATTGCAAATGCAGCCGTTTGCGAATCAGGCGGAGGCAGAGTCGGAATTGGGAGCGGTCGACGAATGCCTGCGCTGCATCCTGCGTGCCGGCGCCCCGCCCTTCGGCGGCATCACGGACATCACTTCAGACCTGCGTCGAGCTCAGGTAGGCGGTACGCTGTCGGCGGACAGGCTGTTAGCCGTCGCGCAGTTGATTCACGGCGGTCGTGCGTTTCGGCAGTACGTCGAGCGCTCGACTGAGCTTATCGAGCTGGTGCACCTCCCCAGGTTGCTCGAGCGGATGGTCGATGCAAGGCGGACGGAGCAGGAAATTCGCTCGGCGATCGACGACGACGGTCAGGTTTTGGACAACGCGAGCCCCACCCTTCACCGGCTCCGCGGCGAGCGCCGGCGGGCGGAAGGTGAAGTGAAGACGGTCCTCGATCGCCTGCTGCGATCGAACCAGAAATTGCTTCAGGAACCGATTGTCGCCATGCGCGGGTCGTATTTTTGTTTGGCTGTACGAGTCGAACACAAAAACCAAATTCGCGGCATCGTCAGGGACGTCTCGTCGTCTGGTTCTACAGTGTACATCGAGCCGCAAGCCGTGGTCGACATCAGCAATAAGGTGCGGGAGATAGAACTTCTCGAAGAACGCGAAATCGAACGGATTTTGCTCGAGCTCTCGCAAGTGGTCGCCGCTGTGGCCGAAGAACTGCGCGTGAACGTGGACGTGTTGCAGACCGTCGATCGTTGGTTCGCGAAAGCCGCGTACGCCAAAGCGACCGGCGCTAAGCGACCGACACTGACGGATGGCGTATGGCGCCTGTATGGCGCGCGCCACCCACAATTGAACCGCGACGCCGTGCCCGTTCATGTGACGCTCGGCGAATCGTTTCGCCTGCTGATTGTGACGGGGCCGAATACCGGCGGTAAAACCGTCACGTTGAAGACCATTGGCTTGTTGACGTTAATGGCTATGTCCGGTTGCTTTTTGCCGACCGAACGGGAGAGCGAAATCGGCTTTTGTTCCGATATCTTTGTCGATATCGGCGATGAGCAAAGTATCGAACAGAGCCTGTCTACATTTTCTTCGCACATGAAGAACATCATTCAGATGCTCTCGAACGTACGCCGAGACAGCCTCGTCTTATTGGACGAGTTGGGCGCAGGGACGGATCCTGCGGAGGGCTCAGCGCTCGCTATTGCGATTTTAAATCGGCTTTCGGCAGTGGGTTGCCGCGTCATCGCGACGACTCACTATGCGGAACTCAAAGGTTATGCGTTCCAGAACGACGCCGCCATGAACGCCAGTATGGAATTTGACGTCGAGAGCTTGCGGCCGACTTATCGCCTCCTCGTCGGCGTGCCGGGGCGGTCGAACGCGCTCGCCATCGCGTCACGGCTTGGGCTGCCACAGGATATTCTGGATGAGGCGCGCGTACACGTCGCAGAGACGGACGTACATGTGGAGGCGCTGATCGGAAAGTTGGAAGAAGCTAGACGAGAAGCGGAGCTAGCCCAGCGCGAGGCTGAAGAAGAGCGCGAGGCCACCGAGCGCCTTCGCCGCGCTTGGGAGGAAAAATCGCAGCGATTGGATGCCGATGCCGAAGCTGTTCGCACTCGGGCTCGAACCGAGGCCACTGCGCTTGTCGAACGTGCGCAGCAGGAAAGCGAGAAAATTATCCAAGAACTTCGCAGCATGCGGACGACCGCGGGTGTCAAGGACCACCACCTGGTAGAGTTGCGCAAATCGCTCGAGGGGCTCGTCCCTGAACAGCAACCGGCGCGCCGTGGAAAGTCGGCGAAATCCAAGCCGAAATTGACGGTCGGATCGCGGGTTCGCGTCATCTCGCTTGGGCAAAAGGGCGATATCGTGGACGTCTCCAGCGATGGCTCGGCGGCGACGGTCCAATTGGGCCTGATGCGGATGAAAGTCGGCGCAGGCGATCTCGAAGTCTTGCAGGAGAAGCGAGAAGAGCAGACCGTCCGACACACCCGGCAAGGCATGGCCAAAGACATCCGCATGGAGCTCGACGTCCGCGGCGAAACAGCAGAGGACGCCTTGTTGCGCATCGATAAATACCTAGATGATGCGGTCGTCACGGGTTTGGCGCGCGTGGTCATCATTCATGGCAAGGGCACTGGCGCCTTGCGAAATGCCATTCGCCGCCATTTGCAGCATCACCCGCAAGTGAAGTCGAGCGTCCCAGGCAGTCAAGGAGAGGGCGGCGACGGGGCTACGGTGGTCACGGTTCGAGTTTAA
- a CDS encoding SDR family oxidoreductase yields MDLGLKQKSVLVTAGSRGLGFASARMYALEGAKVTIASRNEEALARAAQSIESDTGQAVNVARMDVNRPDDIARAVEAAEEYGNGLDVLICNAGGPPKGSFLQLDDSTWYQAFEQNLMSVVRLTRAAVPHLRRSGAGRIVTITSTSLKQPIPGLVLSNTMRTGVWGLTKTLSEELAAYSILVNAIGPGRISTDRVWELDKLAAEKGGIDVAELERRETSQIPLGRYGQPEEFARAVLFLGSPANTYITGQALMVDGGLVKAL; encoded by the coding sequence GTGGATTTGGGATTAAAACAGAAGTCGGTCCTCGTCACCGCTGGAAGTCGGGGACTTGGATTCGCATCTGCACGGATGTACGCCTTGGAAGGCGCCAAGGTGACGATTGCGAGTCGAAACGAGGAGGCGCTCGCCCGCGCTGCACAATCCATTGAGTCAGACACCGGGCAAGCGGTCAACGTCGCCCGCATGGATGTCAACCGGCCAGACGACATCGCCCGCGCCGTCGAGGCCGCAGAGGAGTATGGCAACGGCCTGGACGTGCTCATCTGCAATGCGGGGGGACCGCCCAAGGGCTCGTTTTTACAACTTGACGATAGCACGTGGTATCAGGCGTTTGAGCAAAATCTGATGTCCGTGGTGCGGTTGACGCGCGCAGCTGTCCCGCACTTGCGCAGGTCTGGGGCCGGCCGCATCGTGACGATCACGTCGACGTCGCTCAAACAGCCGATTCCAGGGCTCGTCCTCTCCAATACGATGCGCACTGGTGTCTGGGGGCTCACGAAGACGCTCAGTGAGGAACTTGCAGCCTACAGCATTCTCGTGAACGCGATTGGACCTGGTAGAATCTCGACCGATCGCGTATGGGAGTTGGACAAACTCGCCGCAGAGAAGGGCGGTATCGACGTGGCGGAGCTCGAGCGCAGGGAAACCTCGCAGATTCCACTGGGCCGCTATGGACAGCCTGAGGAATTTGCCCGCGCTGTGCTGTTTTTGGGCTCTCCTGCGAACACGTATATCACAGGGCAAGCGTTGATGGTCGATGGGGGACTCGTCAAGGCGCTCTAA